In Sphingopyxis sp. FD7, a single window of DNA contains:
- the metC gene encoding cystathionine beta-lyase: MSKNDDDGLRPATRLVRGGRRPEWTGDPRLGGGIVNPPVWRASTILYDNVADLKARGHATHDRLYYGRRGTPTVWALADALTAMEPGAEGTLLYPSGVAANSAGLLALLSPGDHLLMVDSAYEPTRAFCDGMLARLGVETTYYDPLVGAEIAALIRPETKLIFLESPGSLTFEVQDVPAITRAARARGVLTMIDNSWATPLLFPALAHGVDVAMMSLTKYVGGHSDAMMGSLTATRAVWPKLRSAAYQLGQSVSPDDCALMLRGLRTLDVRMQRHGENGLTIANWLAGRKEVGRVLHPALAGDAGHAIWSRDFAGTSGLFGFTLKGADEGARTRFIDALTHFGIGFSWGGYESLIVPADPAGIRTATRWADPDPLVRLSIGLEDPADLIADLARGFAAMTA; this comes from the coding sequence ATGAGCAAGAACGACGATGACGGCCTCCGCCCCGCGACACGGCTGGTGCGGGGCGGGCGGCGGCCCGAATGGACCGGCGACCCGCGGCTGGGCGGCGGCATCGTCAACCCACCCGTCTGGCGCGCTTCGACCATCCTTTACGACAATGTTGCCGATCTCAAGGCGCGCGGCCATGCGACCCACGACAGGCTCTATTACGGCCGTCGCGGGACGCCGACGGTGTGGGCGCTCGCCGACGCGCTGACCGCGATGGAGCCGGGGGCCGAGGGGACATTGCTCTATCCTTCGGGCGTCGCCGCCAATTCGGCGGGGCTGCTCGCGCTCTTGTCGCCGGGCGATCATCTGCTGATGGTCGACAGCGCCTATGAGCCGACGCGCGCCTTTTGCGACGGGATGCTCGCGCGGCTGGGCGTCGAAACCACCTATTATGATCCGCTCGTCGGCGCGGAGATTGCCGCGCTGATCCGCCCGGAAACGAAGCTGATCTTCCTCGAATCACCGGGCAGCCTGACCTTCGAGGTGCAGGATGTACCCGCGATCACCCGCGCCGCGCGTGCGCGCGGCGTGCTGACGATGATCGACAACAGCTGGGCGACGCCCCTGCTGTTCCCCGCGCTGGCGCACGGGGTCGATGTCGCGATGATGAGCCTTACCAAATATGTCGGCGGGCACAGCGACGCGATGATGGGCTCGCTCACCGCGACGCGCGCCGTCTGGCCAAAGCTGCGCAGCGCGGCGTACCAGCTCGGCCAGTCGGTCTCGCCCGACGATTGCGCACTCATGCTGCGCGGGCTGCGCACGCTCGACGTGCGGATGCAGCGGCATGGCGAAAACGGGCTGACGATCGCAAACTGGCTCGCCGGGCGCAAAGAAGTCGGCCGCGTGCTCCACCCCGCGCTTGCAGGTGACGCGGGCCACGCCATCTGGTCGCGCGATTTTGCAGGCACCAGCGGACTGTTCGGCTTCACGCTCAAGGGCGCCGACGAGGGCGCGCGCACGCGCTTCATCGACGCGCTCACCCATTTCGGCATCGGTTTCAGCTGGGGCGGCTATGAAAGCCTGATCGTGCCCGCCGATCCCGCGGGCATCCGCACCGCGACGCGCTGGGCCGACCCCGACCCCCTCGTCCGCCTGTCGATCGGGCTCGAAGACCCCGCCGACCTGATCGCCGACCTCGCGCGCGGCTTTGCGGCGATGACGGCGTGA
- a CDS encoding mechanosensitive ion channel family protein: MNSLDALLARMGFPALAEAQLVELGVAAALAVLALAANWLVRKRIGPRLADWLHGQDFGARGPLTERAGAILGWIAALLIVGIAGALWPWHPYALLLLNLLFAFGAAALVRHILIGVGLGDGAALAGAFVALVIMLSRAVGGLELLQERLDAFGFSIGARHFSLLTVVNLLVTVVILFTLVRLATRVLRRAIRRSDRFDPTQRLLIEKISAVVIIVAAFFVGIDILGIDLTAFAVFSGALGLAIGFGLQKTVGNLIAGIILLMDRSIKPGDVIAVGDSFGWVNKIGVRAVSVITREGKEHLIPNEILMTQEVENWSYSSRTVRVSIAVGVAYDTDLRLAQQLMIEAASETRRVLAEPAPVCWITAFGDSSVDHEVRFWITDPEAGIGNIKGDVFLRIWDKFQASGIEIPYPQRDLHVRSMPAPQTASAPKPKD; this comes from the coding sequence GTGAACAGCCTCGACGCCCTGCTCGCCCGCATGGGTTTTCCGGCGCTTGCCGAAGCGCAGCTGGTTGAGCTCGGCGTCGCCGCGGCGCTGGCGGTGCTCGCACTCGCCGCGAACTGGCTCGTCAGAAAGCGGATCGGGCCGCGGCTCGCCGACTGGCTGCATGGGCAGGATTTCGGCGCGCGCGGGCCGCTCACCGAACGCGCCGGCGCAATTCTCGGCTGGATCGCCGCGCTGCTGATCGTCGGTATCGCAGGGGCGCTCTGGCCCTGGCACCCCTATGCGTTGCTGCTGCTGAACCTGCTGTTCGCATTCGGCGCCGCGGCGCTGGTGCGACATATATTGATCGGCGTGGGGCTCGGCGACGGGGCGGCGCTGGCGGGGGCGTTCGTCGCGCTCGTCATCATGTTGTCACGCGCGGTCGGCGGGCTGGAACTGTTGCAGGAGCGGCTCGACGCCTTTGGCTTCTCGATCGGTGCGCGGCATTTCTCGCTGCTCACCGTCGTCAACCTGCTGGTGACCGTGGTCATTCTCTTCACGCTGGTGCGGCTCGCGACGCGCGTGCTGCGCCGGGCGATCAGGCGCAGCGATCGTTTCGATCCGACACAGCGGTTGCTTATCGAAAAGATCTCGGCGGTGGTGATTATCGTCGCCGCCTTTTTTGTCGGCATCGACATATTGGGCATCGACCTCACCGCCTTTGCGGTGTTTTCGGGCGCGCTCGGCCTGGCAATCGGTTTCGGGCTGCAAAAAACCGTCGGCAATCTGATCGCGGGGATCATCCTGCTGATGGATCGTTCGATCAAGCCGGGCGACGTCATCGCGGTCGGCGACAGCTTTGGCTGGGTGAACAAGATCGGCGTGCGCGCGGTGTCGGTGATCACGCGCGAGGGCAAGGAGCATCTGATCCCCAACGAAATCCTGATGACGCAGGAGGTCGAGAACTGGAGCTATTCGAGCCGTACGGTGCGCGTGAGCATCGCGGTGGGCGTCGCCTACGACACAGACCTGCGGCTCGCGCAGCAGCTGATGATCGAAGCGGCCAGCGAGACGAGGCGCGTGCTGGCCGAGCCCGCGCCCGTATGCTGGATCACCGCTTTCGGCGACAGCAGCGTCGACCATGAAGTGCGCTTCTGGATCACCGACCCTGAGGCCGGGATCGGCAATATCAAGGGGGACGTCTTTCTGCGCATCTGGGACAAGTTTCAGGCGTCGGGGATCGAAATCCCCTATCCGCAGCGCGACCTGCACGTGCGCTCGATGCCCGCGCCCCAAACGGCGTCGGCGCCGAAGCCGAAAGATTGA
- a CDS encoding enoyl-CoA hydratase/isomerase family protein, translated as MTEDVLISTCGRVGRISLNRPKAIHALNLAMCQAMIDALLQWRADDAVEAVIIDHSEGRGFCAGGDIRMLAESGAKDGVEARAFFHTEYRLNHLLFTYPKPVVAFMDGITMGGGVGISQPAKYRVATEHTRFAMPETGIGLFPDVGGGWYLPRLEGRVGQYLALTGARLDGAECLALGLATHYLPSEKLAEAKARIAAHPDRIGGILGELSITAPPATITHQIDRINRLFASDTYEEILAALEADGGEWAERELATLHSKSPQTCKVALRQLKEGAEMHDFAAEMAQEYAIGSRVVTMHDFIEGVRALIIDKDNSPKWNPPTPEAVTDDWIDAIFAPLPENEKWTPLT; from the coding sequence ATGACCGAAGACGTTCTCATCTCGACCTGCGGCCGCGTCGGCCGAATCTCGCTCAATCGCCCCAAGGCGATCCACGCGCTGAACCTCGCAATGTGTCAGGCGATGATCGACGCGCTTTTGCAGTGGCGCGCCGACGATGCGGTCGAAGCCGTCATCATCGACCATAGCGAGGGCCGCGGCTTCTGCGCCGGCGGCGACATCCGCATGCTCGCGGAAAGCGGCGCGAAGGACGGGGTCGAGGCGCGCGCCTTCTTTCACACCGAATATCGGCTCAACCATCTGCTCTTCACCTATCCCAAGCCCGTCGTCGCCTTCATGGACGGCATCACCATGGGCGGCGGCGTCGGCATTTCGCAGCCGGCGAAATATCGCGTCGCGACCGAGCACACACGCTTTGCGATGCCCGAAACGGGAATCGGCCTGTTCCCCGACGTCGGCGGCGGCTGGTATCTGCCGCGGCTCGAAGGGCGCGTCGGGCAATATCTGGCGCTCACCGGCGCGCGGCTCGACGGGGCGGAATGCCTCGCGCTCGGCCTCGCGACGCATTATCTGCCGTCAGAAAAGCTCGCCGAGGCAAAGGCGCGCATCGCCGCGCATCCCGATCGCATCGGCGGCATTTTGGGCGAGCTGTCGATCACCGCACCGCCCGCCACGATCACCCATCAGATCGACAGGATCAACCGGCTGTTCGCGAGCGACACCTATGAGGAGATTCTCGCCGCGCTGGAAGCCGATGGCGGCGAATGGGCGGAAAGGGAGCTTGCAACCCTGCACAGCAAATCGCCGCAAACGTGCAAGGTCGCGCTGCGACAGCTCAAGGAGGGGGCGGAGATGCACGACTTCGCTGCCGAGATGGCGCAGGAATATGCGATCGGTAGCCGCGTCGTGACGATGCACGACTTCATCGAGGGCGTGCGCGCGCTGATCATCGACAAGGACAACAGCCCGAAATGGAATCCGCCGACGCCCGAGGCGGTGACCGACGACTGGATCGACGCCATCTTTGCGCCGCTGCCTGAGAATGAGAAATGGACCCCGCTCACCTAG
- a CDS encoding enoyl-CoA hydratase-related protein: MTYETLLVEQRGAVTLVTLNRPQALNALNSGVLGELIAAFAAFEADPGQRCAVLTGAGDKAFAAGADIKEMADKPAADFYLEDFFSKWTSDFVKKVRKPWIAAVNGFALGGGCELAMMADFIIASDKAKFGQPEIKLGVAPGMGGSQRLTRAIGKAKAMEMCLTGRMMDAEEAERSGLVARVVQHESLIDEAVKTATTIAAMPPMAAMVNKEMVGAAFETTLDQGLIYERRLFQILAATEDKAEGMAAFIEKREGVWKGR; this comes from the coding sequence ATGACCTACGAAACCCTCCTCGTCGAACAGCGCGGCGCCGTCACCCTGGTGACGCTCAACCGCCCACAGGCGCTGAATGCGCTCAATTCGGGCGTGCTGGGCGAGCTGATCGCCGCCTTCGCCGCCTTCGAGGCCGACCCCGGCCAGCGCTGCGCCGTTCTCACCGGCGCGGGCGACAAGGCCTTCGCCGCAGGCGCCGACATCAAGGAAATGGCCGACAAGCCCGCCGCCGATTTCTACCTCGAGGATTTTTTCTCGAAATGGACGAGCGATTTCGTGAAGAAGGTGAGGAAGCCTTGGATCGCCGCGGTGAACGGCTTTGCGCTCGGCGGCGGCTGCGAGCTTGCGATGATGGCCGATTTCATCATCGCGTCGGACAAGGCGAAATTCGGCCAGCCCGAAATCAAGCTCGGCGTCGCGCCGGGCATGGGCGGGTCGCAGCGGCTGACGCGCGCGATCGGCAAGGCGAAGGCGATGGAAATGTGCCTCACCGGGCGGATGATGGATGCCGAGGAGGCCGAGCGATCGGGGCTGGTTGCGCGCGTCGTCCAGCACGAAAGCCTCATCGACGAAGCGGTGAAGACCGCGACGACGATCGCGGCAATGCCGCCGATGGCCGCGATGGTGAACAAGGAGATGGTGGGCGCCGCGTTCGAGACGACGCTCGACCAGGGCCTCATCTACGAACGCCGCCTGTTCCAGATCCTCGCCGCGACCGAGGACAAGGCCGAAGGCATGGCCGCGTTTATCGAGAAGCGCGAAGGCGTGTGGAAGGGGCGGTGA
- a CDS encoding acyl-CoA dehydrogenase family protein, translated as MTDQFQLTDDQLAIQDMARKFTADRITPFAAEWDETHHYPVDVWKAAGELGFGAIYVAEESGGIGLGRLEAALIMEAMAYGCPATSAYVSIHNMATWMIDRFGGAEIKARFLPQLVSMERIASYCLTEPGSGSDAAALKTTARRDGDHYVLNGTKQFISGAGVNDIYVCMVRTGEEKSKGISCLVVEKDTPGLSFGAPEKKLGWNASPTAQVIFEDCRVPVENLVGAEGDGFRFAMAGLDGGRLNIGACSLGGAQRCLDEAIAYTRDRQQFGQPIADFQNTQFMLADMATDLEAARALLYMAAAKVTANAPDKSRFSAMAKRLATDNGSRIVNDALQLFGGYGYLKDYPIERFWRDLRVHSILEGTNQVMRMIVGRDLLRQ; from the coding sequence ATGACCGACCAGTTCCAGCTGACCGACGACCAGCTCGCCATCCAGGACATGGCGCGCAAGTTCACCGCCGACCGGATCACGCCTTTCGCGGCCGAATGGGACGAGACGCACCATTATCCCGTCGATGTCTGGAAGGCCGCGGGCGAGCTCGGCTTCGGCGCGATTTACGTCGCGGAGGAATCGGGCGGCATCGGGCTCGGCCGGTTGGAAGCCGCGCTCATCATGGAGGCGATGGCCTATGGCTGTCCCGCTACATCCGCCTATGTCTCGATTCACAATATGGCGACGTGGATGATCGACCGCTTCGGCGGAGCGGAGATCAAGGCGCGCTTCCTGCCGCAGCTGGTCAGCATGGAAAGAATAGCGAGCTATTGTCTGACCGAGCCGGGTTCGGGGTCGGACGCCGCGGCGCTCAAGACGACGGCAAGGCGAGACGGCGATCATTATGTGCTGAACGGCACCAAACAGTTCATCTCGGGCGCCGGGGTCAACGACATTTATGTCTGCATGGTGCGCACCGGCGAGGAAAAGTCGAAAGGGATCAGCTGCCTCGTCGTCGAAAAGGACACGCCGGGCCTGTCGTTCGGCGCGCCCGAGAAAAAGCTCGGCTGGAACGCTTCGCCGACCGCGCAGGTGATTTTCGAGGATTGCCGCGTGCCCGTGGAGAATCTTGTCGGCGCGGAGGGCGACGGCTTCCGCTTCGCGATGGCGGGGCTCGACGGCGGCCGCCTCAACATCGGCGCCTGCTCGCTGGGCGGCGCGCAGCGATGCCTCGACGAAGCGATCGCCTATACCAGGGACCGCCAGCAGTTCGGGCAACCGATCGCCGATTTCCAGAACACCCAGTTCATGCTGGCCGACATGGCGACCGATCTGGAGGCCGCGCGCGCGCTGCTCTATATGGCGGCGGCCAAGGTGACCGCCAACGCCCCCGACAAGTCGCGCTTTTCGGCGATGGCGAAACGGCTCGCGACCGATAACGGCAGCAGGATCGTCAACGACGCGCTCCAGCTGTTCGGCGGCTATGGCTATTTGAAGGATTATCCGATCGAGCGTTTCTGGCGCGATCTGCGCGTCCATTCGATCCTCGAGGGCACCAACCAGGTGATGCGGATGATCGTCGGAAGGGATTTGCTGCGCCAATGA
- a CDS encoding I78 family peptidase inhibitor, which produces MDIRLFAIAAALPLAACMGGEAPVESTPPPPTEMTCNADAAQSYVGQTATGAVGAAILKATGARTLRWGPPRSAMTMDYRQDRVNIMYDDAYKITQVTCG; this is translated from the coding sequence ATGGACATCCGCCTGTTTGCCATCGCCGCCGCGCTGCCGCTTGCCGCCTGCATGGGCGGCGAGGCGCCTGTCGAATCGACCCCGCCGCCGCCCACCGAAATGACGTGCAACGCCGATGCGGCGCAATCCTACGTCGGGCAGACCGCGACCGGGGCTGTCGGCGCGGCGATCCTGAAAGCCACCGGCGCGCGCACGCTGCGCTGGGGGCCGCCGCGTTCGGCGATGACGATGGATTACCGCCAGGACCGGGTGAACATCATGTACGACGACGCCTACAAGATCACGCAGGTCACCTGTGGCTGA
- the mmsB gene encoding 3-hydroxyisobutyrate dehydrogenase, producing MKIAFIGLGNMGGGMAANLARAGHEVRAFDLSEEALARAVEAGCTRAASAAEAVTGAEAVVTMLPAGKHVAGVYEGDVYPNAAPGTLLLDCSTIDVATARANIEAATAKGLVAVDAPVSGGIAAANAGTLTFMVGGTDEGFARAEPILAKMGKAVIHAGDAGTGQAAKICNNMLLGASMVATCETLALAQKLGLDPQTFFDIASVSSGQCWSLTSYAPLPGVGPTTPADNDYKGGFAAALMLKDLRLAMEAAASVNADVPMGAKARELYEAFVEADKDGHDFSAIIRTLQG from the coding sequence ATGAAGATCGCTTTTATCGGACTCGGCAATATGGGCGGCGGGATGGCCGCGAACCTCGCCAGGGCGGGGCATGAGGTCCGCGCCTTCGACCTCAGCGAAGAGGCGCTGGCGCGCGCCGTCGAAGCGGGCTGCACCCGCGCCGCCTCCGCCGCTGAAGCGGTGACCGGCGCCGAAGCCGTCGTCACAATGCTGCCTGCGGGCAAGCATGTCGCAGGCGTCTATGAAGGCGATGTCTATCCCAACGCCGCGCCCGGCACGCTGCTCCTCGACTGCTCGACGATCGACGTCGCGACCGCGCGCGCCAATATCGAGGCGGCGACCGCCAAGGGCCTCGTTGCTGTCGACGCGCCGGTGTCGGGCGGCATCGCCGCCGCCAATGCCGGAACGCTCACCTTCATGGTCGGCGGCACCGATGAAGGCTTTGCACGCGCCGAGCCGATTCTCGCCAAAATGGGCAAGGCGGTGATCCACGCCGGCGATGCGGGTACGGGGCAGGCGGCGAAAATCTGCAACAATATGCTGCTCGGCGCGTCGATGGTCGCGACGTGCGAGACGCTCGCGCTCGCTCAGAAACTCGGCCTTGATCCGCAGACATTTTTCGACATCGCCAGCGTGTCGTCGGGGCAATGCTGGTCGCTCACCAGCTATGCGCCGCTTCCCGGCGTTGGTCCGACGACCCCCGCCGACAATGATTACAAGGGCGGTTTCGCGGCGGCGCTGATGCTCAAGGATCTGCGCCTCGCGATGGAGGCCGCCGCCAGCGTCAACGCCGATGTGCCAATGGGGGCAAAGGCGCGGGAGCTATACGAGGCGTTTGTCGAGGCCGACAAGGACGGCCACGACTTTTCGGCGATCATCCGCACCTTGCAGGGTTGA
- a CDS encoding RidA family protein: MADGTRRNHGSASPFEPVYGYSRAVRVGNRIDVAGCAPIEPDGSSTVGDAGVQAARCLAIIAEALEALGASPADVVRTRMYVTDPADADLVGRAHGAMFGAIRPASTMLVIPALIRPEWKVEIEAEAIIIEKTA, encoded by the coding sequence GTGGCTGACGGCACGCGCCGCAATCATGGCTCGGCGTCCCCGTTCGAGCCCGTATACGGCTACAGCCGCGCGGTGCGCGTGGGCAACCGCATCGACGTTGCGGGCTGTGCGCCGATCGAGCCGGACGGCAGTTCGACCGTCGGCGACGCGGGGGTGCAGGCCGCGCGCTGCCTGGCGATCATCGCCGAGGCGCTGGAGGCGCTCGGCGCTTCGCCCGCCGACGTCGTGCGCACGCGCATGTATGTCACCGACCCCGCTGATGCCGATCTCGTCGGCCGCGCGCATGGCGCTATGTTCGGCGCCATCCGCCCGGCATCGACGATGCTCGTCATCCCCGCGCTGATCCGCCCTGAGTGGAAAGTGGAAATCGAAGCCGAAGCCATCATTATCGAGAAGACCGCATGA
- the ppa gene encoding inorganic diphosphatase, whose product MRIDLIPAGDSPPDSLNVLIEVPIGGEPVKYEFDKASGALFVDRFLHTPMRYPANYGFIPHTLGDDGDPLDALVVARSPIVAGAVVKCRPIGVLMMEDDAGGDEKLLCVPVNKTFPYYKDVASYTDMPPIVLQQIEHFFTHYKDLEPGKWAKLNGWGDVDAAKRIIVEAVERAKKVGF is encoded by the coding sequence ATGCGTATCGACCTCATTCCGGCGGGCGACAGCCCGCCTGACAGCCTCAACGTCCTGATCGAAGTGCCGATCGGCGGCGAGCCGGTGAAATATGAGTTCGACAAGGCGTCGGGCGCGCTGTTCGTCGACCGCTTCCTGCACACGCCGATGCGCTATCCCGCCAATTACGGCTTCATTCCGCACACGCTCGGCGACGATGGCGACCCGTTGGATGCGCTCGTCGTCGCGCGCTCGCCGATCGTCGCGGGCGCGGTGGTCAAATGCCGCCCGATCGGGGTGCTGATGATGGAGGATGACGCCGGCGGCGACGAGAAGCTGCTGTGCGTGCCGGTGAACAAGACCTTCCCCTATTACAAGGATGTCGCAAGCTACACCGACATGCCGCCGATCGTGCTGCAACAGATCGAGCATTTCTTCACCCATTACAAGGATCTCGAACCCGGCAAATGGGCGAAGCTCAACGGCTGGGGCGATGTCGATGCGGCCAAGCGCATCATTGTCGAAGCGGTCGAGCGCGCGAAAAAAGTCGGCTTCTGA